The DNA segment TAAAACCGGCGAGTTTCGACATCTGCAGCAGCGCATCGCGGCCGTTTTGTGCGGCGGCCCACTGTTCCTGCTGCTTGAACAGCATCGAGATCATCGGGAAATACTGGCCTTCCGGGGCGCAGCGCGCCAGCATGAAAGCGGCGGCAGCACGCGGATCGAACGGGAATTCGCGCACCACGAAGCGCACCTGGCCGCTATCGACATATTTCGCCTTGATGGCGTCATAGGTTTCATTGTGGAAACGGGCGCAATGCGGGCAGGTCATCGACATATATTCGACGATCGTCACCTTGGCATCGGCCTTACCGACGGACATTTCCGGCAGCGGGCCGGGCGCCATCAGCTTGGCGATGTCGACTTCGCCTTCCGATTGCGGAACCTCGACCTTGGCTGCGGGCGCTGCGGCCTGCGCCACCTGCGTCTGCCCGGCATCGGCCGTTGCCGGCGTTGCAGCAGACGATGTGGTGGAGGACGTCGTCGTGCCATCCACAGGCTTGGTGGCGGCCGACATCATCGAACCACCCTCAGCCGGCTTCATCGCCGATGTCGATGACATCATCGATCCGCCGGCAGCGGGCGTCACTTCGGTCTTGGCGACTGTTGCGGTGCTTTCTGCGGCCGGTGTGCTGGCGGCTGTCTCCTTCTTCTCGTCGCTGCAGGCGGCGAGCGTCACAGCAATGGCAGCCACGGCGACGCCGCTCAGGAGGCGCTTGAAAGGGCTCAGTTCAGAAAGGGACATGAATTCACCTGTGTGAGGGGATGGACGAAATCGGTCTGAAATTCGATAACTTGCCTTGTTCGGGGCGACAAGGGGCTGTTGCTCATCACCATTCAAACAATTGTGACCGGCTGATGGCCCGGTCACTTTTTTCCAGGCGCCAGCACTGCCGTGCCGAGCCGGGTCAGCGCCGCTTTGAGCGCATCGTTTTCGATACCATCGACCAGCGTCTCCAGCCGGCGGGCTGGCTCGCCCGTCAGCGGCTTGGGCTTGCGATAGGGCTTGGGCGGGGCAGAGACCGGTTTTTGCACGATGCGCATCTGGTTGATGGCCGGAAAACCGAAAAACCCGTTGATCCGCTGGATCAGTTCACCCTGCGCGTGGGTGAGAAACAGGGCGCGCGCGCCTTCGCAGGCGATGGTCAGTACCCCCGGCTGATAGCCCCCCTCGCCCGTCATTTCGGAGGCGCGTCGCGGCCAGGCGATCTTTTCCGGCCGGGTGCAATCGGCGAAATCCTCGCCGGCGATCTCATCCCAGGAACCGAGCAACAGCGTGTTGATCCCGGCGCGCTTGGCCAGCACCGGATCGATCATGCCATTGGCGATCTCGCTGATCTGCCGGCCGCCCTTGCGAGTATAAGGTTGTTTCAACAGATATCTTTCAGGTTCCGAATCCGCCTTGAAGGATGGCGAACACTTCGCCAATGATAGACCCCAACCAACATTCCGGCAAATGATGCAGCAGACAATGACCCCGGCCGATGCGGCCAACCGGCTTCTTTCCTGGTATGACCGGCATCACCGCGACCTGCCCTGGCGCATTTCCCCGCCGATGGCGCGCGATGGCGTGGTGGCCGATCCCTACCATATCTGGCTGTCGGAAGTGATGCTGCAGCAGACCACCGTGCAGGCGGTGAAACCCTATTTCCACAAGTTCCTGGCGCTCTGGCCAGAGGTGACCGATCTTGCCTCAGCCGATACCGAGGAGGTGATGAAAGCCTGGGCGGGGCTTGGCTATTATGCCCGGGCGCGCAACCTGAAGAAATGCGCGGAGGCCGTGGCCCGCGACCATTCCGGTGTGTTTCCCGATACCGAGGAAGGCTTGCGGGCGCTGCCGGGCATTGGCGACTATACCGCAGCCGCCGTCTCGGCCATCGCCTTCAACCGGCAAAGCGCTGTTCTCGACGGCAATGTCGAGCGGGTGATTTCGCGGCTCCACGCGATTGAGACACCGCTGCCGGCCGCAAAGCCGCAGATGCGGGCGCTGGTGGCTGCCATGACGCCAGCGGATCGGCCCGGCGATTTTGCTCAGGGGATGATGGATCTCGGCGCGACCATCTGCACGCCGAGACGGCCGGCCTGCGCGCTCTGTCCGCTCAACGAAGGCTGTCTCGCCCTAAAGACGGCCGATCCGGAGACCTTTCCACGCAAGGCGGCGAAAAAGGAAAAACCGCTGCGGGTGGGCGCTGCCTTCGTTGCCAGCCGCATCGACGGCGCCGTCTATCTGCAAAAGCGCGGCGAGACGGGGCTGCTCGGCGGCATGACGGAAGTTCCCGGCACGCCCTGGACCTCGCGCATCGACGGCGACAACACCATTTCCGCCCAGCCTTTTGCCGCCCCATGGGAGCCGTGCGGAACAATCACACATGTTTTTACGCATTTTGAGTTGCGCTTGTCGATCTATCGGGCCAAGGTCACAAATGAGAACAAAACAGGAAACGGCTGGTGGGAACCGCTTGTCTCTCTCAAGGCGCAAGCACTCCCGACCGTCATGAAAAAAGCAATCGCCCAGGCTATACCGGACGCTTTCAAGGACGGTCCGGACAGCCTTGGAAACTGAGGAATACCCGATGAGCAGCGTCGAAATCCGCCACATCGTCTTCGACATCGGCAAGGTGCTGATCCACTACGACCCGCATCTCCCGTTTTCGCGAATCATTCCCGATGACGCCGAGCGCAAATGGTTCTTTGCCAATGTCTGCACCCATGACTGGAACATCGAGCAGGATCGCGGCCGCGACTGGCGCGAGGCGGAAGACCTGTTGATCGCGCAGTATCCGGATCATGCCGACAGCATCCGTGCCTTTCGCACATACTGGCACGAGATGGTGCCGCATGCCTATGTCGAATGCGTCTCCATCATGGAAAGCCTGATCGCCAAGGGCTACGACGTGACCATGCTGACCAATTTCGCCTCCGATACGTTCAAGGAAGCGCAGAAGCGGTTTCCCTTTCTCACCTTGCCGCGCGGCGTCACCGTGTCTGGCGATATCCGGCTGATCAAGCCGGATGTGGCGATCTACCAGACGCATGCGGACAATTTCGATCTCGATCCGGCGGCAACCCTGTTCATCGACGACAGCATGCCGAATGTCGAAGGCGCGCGCGCCGCAGGCTGGCAAGCCGTGCATTTCACCGATCCGCAGACGCTGCAATCGGACCTTCTGGCCTATGGACTTTCGGTGTGACCATGACCCTCAATGCCTTCGATCCGGCTGCTGCAGCCGAGCGTTTTCATGCGGCAATCGGTGATCTCGACTTCGATACGATCGAAAATTTCTTTGCCGATGACGCCACCTATTCGTCCGGCAAGGTCGGCGGGCTGGAGGGACGCGCCGACATCATGGCGGCGTTCCGGCGCTATTTCGCCGAATATCCCGACCAGGTGGCGGAGGACAGCCTGATCGTGAAAATCTCGCCGCTGGCAGCCCGCGCCGTCTGGAGCCTGCAGGCCACCAGTTCCTCCACCGGGACGCCGCTTGTCCGCCGGGGCGAGGAGACCATCACCTTCAACGACCAGGGCAAAATCATCAGCGTCGATGTCACCGACTTCTGACACCAAAAGCCCTTTTTGAAATCACCAAAACGCCGCAATTGGTTCAGCTGTCATTCACCTGATCGAGGGCATGATCGGCTTCGAAATTCAGCATCCAACTCATCCGAAAGGCCGCGTTTCCATGGCAAAGATTATTGATGGCACCAACGGCAGCGATACCATCGTCCAGGGCGATTACACCGGACGTCCCGTCGAGATTTACGGCTATGGCGGCAACGACACCATCTATCTCAATGTGACCAGCAGCTACGGTGGCGACAACTATGTCAATGCCGGCTCGGGCAATGACAAGGTCGTCAACTATTTCGAAGGCGGCAACGATATCGTGCTGGGTGACGGCAACGATCTCTACATCGCCGATATCCGCGCCGGCGACAGCAACGGCTACGACATCGTGCATGGCGGCAACGGCAATGACCGTTTCGAAGTGGATACCGAAGCCAGCAAATATTACGGCGATGCCGGTAACGACACGTTTCTCTCCGTCGGCGTCGACAATTATTTTAACGGCGGCACCGGCACGGACACGATCAGCTACGCACTGCAGGACGATTATGCCTCGCAGCGCGGCAAGGGCGTGACCATCGATCTTGGCAGACAATGGGCGTCCACGACAAATGGCCACCGGGAAACGCTGATCAGCATCGAAAATGCCACGGGCACCGACCGAGGCCATGACGACATTACCGGCAGTTCGGGCCGCAATATCCTTCAGGGCCTGGGCGGCAACGACATTCTCGACGGCCTCGGCGGCAATGACGACCTTTATGGCGGTGCCGGCAATGACGATCTCTACGGCGGCACGGGCGACGACGATCTGGTCGGCGGTTCCGGCGATGACGATCTGGTGGGTGGTACCGGGGCGGACTATCTGCTTGGCGGCTCGGGCTTCGATTTCCTCAGCGGCGGCTCTGGTGCCGACATTTTCGATTTCGATTTTGCCAGTGAATCCGCCGTTGGCAGCAAGCGCGATATCATCAGCGATTTCCGCGCCTCGGAAAATGACATCGTCGATCTCAGCACGATCGATGCCAATGAACGCGTCAGCGGCAACCAGAACTTCAGCTTCATCGGCGGTTCGGCCTTCCATGGCAAGGCGGGCGAGCTGCAGTTCAAGAACGGCATCATTTCGGGCGATACCGATGGCGACGGCCGTGCCGATTTCCAGATCAAGATGAACGGCGTCACCAAGATGTTTGCCGACGATTTCATCCTTTAACCGGGTGCGTTCCGGCGATCAAAACACAAACGCCCAGGATCATCGCTGATCCTGGGCGTTTAAGTCTCCGTCCGGGACTGAAGGTACGAAACCGGACGAAAACTATCTCTGAAACGGGCGGCTTTCACCGCGCCGTCAAGCATTCTACGGGCTGGCCCGCGCGCCTCGCGTGGTTGATCACACGGTCGTCCTGCTTGCTGGGCAGATTACAGGCGGGATGGTTAAATTGTTCTAAAAGGCGGGCATCCAGCGACTGATTTCAAAGAGGAAATGGCGGGGCAAACATTAGCTATTCAAGCCCGTTAAGGCCGGATATTTTAGGACATCCCACATTGCGGGCGGCACCAATAATTCCTGTAAATCCGGCATTCTTGCTTCAAGGGAACAAGCCGGGCAGACAATGCGCAAACGTCCACATGGCCGTGATTCGCGACAGACACAGTCCCTGTGCGATGGGCACGGACGCATAAAAAATCTGTCCCATTTTGAAACTTGTTTTTTCACGACCTCGTTCAAACCGACAAACGGGGCCAGCCGGGAAACGGGCCAGCCGGCAGACAGAGAAGGCAGAGCATATGAACGAGACCACCGAGATTTCGAAAAAATCCAAGGACGGGCAGCTCGGCCCGGACAACAATTCCGAAAGCCCGGCGCGTTGGGTCATCCATTGCATCGCTTGCGAAGAGCCGGTGGAGCCATGGCAGACCAGCGGCTATGAGTTCGGCTACTGCGCCCGCTGTTTCGACGTTTTGATGGAACCGTCAGGCAAGTCGTGAAGACGGTCTATTGAGAGTTTCATAATTGCATACACAAACGCCGCGCATCCCATACGGAGCGCGGCGTTTTGCATTTCCGGGTTGGAAATGATCAGTTGATCTTGGCCATATCACTGCGGATGACGGCGCGCAGGTCGTCGATCGGCTTGAGCGACGTGCCCTCTTCATAGTGCCAGAAGGTCCAGCCGTTGCAGGCGTCGAGACCCTGGACTTTGGCGCCGAGGCGATGGATCGAGCCGGCGTCGCCGCCGCTTGCCACCGTTCCGTCGGCGCGCACGATGGCGCTGTAGCGGCGCTTCGCATCGGTCAGCACCGTGCCCGGCTTGATCATGCCGCTTTCGATCAGCGTGTTGAAGGCGACGCGCGGTTCGGCCTTCTTGCCGGTCATGACCGACAGGGTTGCCTTGCCGAGCGGCTCGACAGCGGCGATGCGTTCGGATGCCGCATCGATATAGGCCTGCTCGCGTTCGATGCCGACGAAATGGCGGCCGAGGCGCTTGGCGACCGCACCGGTGGTGCCGGAGCCGAAGAAGGGATCGAGCACGATATCGCCCGGCTTGGTCGAGGCCATCAGGATACGGGCAAGCAGCGCTTCCGGCTTTTGGGTCGGATGCGCCTTCTTGCCGTCGTCGCCCTTCAGGCGCTCGCCGCCCGAGCAGATCGGAAACAGCCAGTCGGAGCGCATCTGCACGTCGTCGTTCGAGGCCTTCAGGGCATCGTAGTTGAACGTGTAGCCCTTACCCTTGGCGCTGGGGCTTGCCCAGATCAGCGTCTCATGGGCATTCTGAAACCGGCGGCCCTTGAAGTTCGGCATCGGGTTGGTCTTGCGCCAGATGATATCGTTGAGGATCCAGAAGTTCAGGTCCTGCAGGGTCGCGCCGACGCGGAAGATGTTGTGGTAGGAGCCGATGACCCAGAGCGTTCCGGTCGGCTTCAGGACGCGGCGGCAGGCCAGCAGCCAGGCGCGGGTAAAAGCATCATACGCCTCGAAGGATACGAACTGATCCCAGTCGTCATCGACCGCATCGACCAGCGACTGATCGGGCCGGTGCAGCGAACCGCCGAGCTGGAGGTTGTAGGGCGGGTCTGCGAAGACGACGTCAACGGAGTTGTCGGGAAGCGCCTCAAGAGCGGCGACGCAATCGCCTTTGATGATGGAATCGAGCCAGCCTGCAGGGCTGGCGCCGCGGGAGATTTCGGCCAACGAAACAACTGATGACATGGACACTCGCACCTACGCTTACTCGGAACTGATTTCAGTCCTTATGGTTACCGAACTTGGTTACCAAATGCTGAAGGCGGAGGCGGAATTCGTGAAATGATACAGGAGGATGGAAAGTTTAGCGCAGATGCGTTACCCTCTTTCCATGAACCGGAGCGACGCCCGGCGCCTATTTGCGGTTCTCTCTTGTCTCATGAAAAATCCGGCTATCCTCCGGCGCCTCGTCCCGCTCGGTCATGCCATAATCGCGGATGACCGCGGCGATGCGCAGGCGGTAGGCGGCGAAGGTGCCGTTGCGGCCGGCGTGCTGGGCGGCGCGGTGTTCGGGGCCGTTGCGCCAGGTGGCGATCGCCGCCTCGTCGCGCCAGAACGACAGGGACAGGATCTTGCCGAGCACCTTCAGGCTTTCGAACCGCTCGATCGACAGGAACCCGTCGATCTCGTTCAGCTTGCCGTGAAGCTGGGCTGCCAGATCCAGATAGGCGCTGCGCCGGTCATCCGCCGGCTCCACCTCGAAAATCACGGCGATCAAAACGACACCGCCTTTGCATGCGGGCCGGAGACGTTCTTGAGGAAAATCCGGTCCTCCTTGAGAATAAACCGTTCTTTCCTTGCGAACTGATAGTTTTCCGCCCCGAGCGGATCGGCGGCAAGGCGGGCGCGATAGGCTTCGTAAGCCGCGAGGCTGTCGATATTGTAGGCGGCATAGGCCGTCGTCGCCGAGCCCTCATGCGGGGCGAAATAGCCGATCAGGTCGGCGCCGTTGCGCGGGATGGCCTGTCCCCAGTTGCGGGCATAGGCGGCGAATTCCTCGCGCTTGAACGGGTCGATTTCATAGCGGATGAAACAGGTGATCATGGGACGCTCCTTCGGTTGCGGATGTCCCCTTGTGCCAGTTTCGAAGTGCCTGATGCTTCGATGACGATCGAAGTGTCGGGCCTTGCCGGTGCTTCTCGCTGCAGTTACCATCGCGGCATGAAAGAAGGTCCAGATATCGCTCTCATCGGATCGCTGATCGGCGATCCCGCCCGCGCCAATATGCTGACCGCGCTCACCAGCGGCAAGGCATTGACGGCGACTGAGCTTGCCGGGACGGCGGGGATCACCCTGCAGACGGCGAGTTCGCACCTCTCCAAGCTTGAGGCCGGCGGCCTGATCGCCCAGCGCAAGCAGGGCCGCCACCGCTATTTCACCCTGGCCGACGACGATGTCGGGCTGATGATCGAGGGGCTGATGGGCTTTGCCGCCTATCGCGGTTTTACCCGCCATCGCACCGGCCCCAAGGACCCGGCGCTGCGCAAGGCCCGCGTCTGCTACAACCATCTGGCGGGCGATTACGGCGTGCGCATGCTTGATAGCCTGATCGCCGAAGAGGTGATTTCCGGCGCTGGCGATACGCTGCATCTGACGGCGTCGGGCGCTGCCAGCATGACGGCGCTCGGCATCGACCTTGCGGCGCTGAAAAGGTTACGCCGCCCGCTCTGCCGCGCCTGCCTCGACTGGAGCGAACGCCGCTCGCATCTGTCCGGCTCGCTCGGCCAGGCGCTGCTCACGCTGTTTCTCGACAAAGGCTGGGCGCTGCGCGAACCCGGCAGCCGCGCCATCCGGTTTACCGGCACCGGCGAGAAAGCGTTTGCCAAGCTCTTCCCCCTGCCCGCGCCGACGCCAGCCGGGCGCCAGTACGTGCATGCTATGGGCGTGTGAACCAAAAGGCTGCTACAGCTCCGACCAATTCTTCTCCCTCGAATGCGGCCCATGACAGTGTCCCCCGGTTTTCGCGAGCGCATCGCGCTCTATGCCTGCCTAACCTCGCTCACCTCCATCAGCATCGATGCCCTGCTGCCGGGATTGCGCCAGATCGGCGCGGATGTCGGCGCCGCGCCGCCGCTCTCCACCCAGCATGTCATATCGCTGTTCATCTTCGGCATGGTGTTTGGCGAATTGCTGCTGGGGCCGCTCTCGGACGCTTTGGGGCGAAAGAAGGCGCTGCTTCTGGGGCTTTGCATCTACGCGCTGGGAACGGTGATCGCCATGCTCGCCACCTCGCTCGAAATGGTCATCCTTGGACGGTTTGTCCAAGGCATCGGCGTTTCCGGGCCGAAGATTGCGACAAGAGCGATGATCCGCGACCAGTTCGAGGGCGATGCGATGGCCCGGGTGATGTCGTTGATGTTTACGCTGTTCATCCTCGTGCCGATGCTGGCGCCAGCGCTCGCCCAGGGCATCATCGCGCTCAGCGGCTGGCGCAGTGTCTTTGCCGTCTATCTCGCCGTAGCAGGCCTGCTCGGCATCTGGCTGGTGACGCGCCAGCCGGAAACATTGGCGCCCACCCGCCGCATTCCGCTGCGCCCCCGGCTACTCCTGTCCAACGGCCGGCGCATCCTGTCGAACCGGCGCGTGGTCTTGCTGATCTCGGCAACCGGGCTCGTCTTTGGCGCACAGCTCGTCTATCTCAGCACGGCGGCCGATCTGTTCTTCGACGTCTATGGGATCGCCGACACGTTCCCGCTCTATTTTGCAGGCCTTGCCACCGGCATCGGGCTTGCCTCGTTCCTCAATGCCAAACTGGTTGGGCGATTCGGTGCGCAGACCATGGCGCGCTTCGGTTTTTGCGGGCTTGCCGGGGCGGGATTGATGATGCTGGCGGCATCAGGATATTGGATCGGGCGGCCGCCCCTGCCCGTCCTGATGATAACAGCCTTTTCGGCGTTCTTTGCAATCGGCGTGTTGTTCGGCAATCTCAACGCCATGGCCATGTGCTCTCTGGGGGATGTCGCAGGTCTTGGCGCCTCGCTGATTGCGTCTGGGTCAAGCCTGATCGCCACCCTGTTAGCCGTCGCATTGGGCGCCTTTTACGACGGCACAACACTTATCCTCGCGGCGGGCTTCTTTGCAGCCGGGATCGGCGCGCTTGCTCTTTGCGAGCTTGCCGTGCGGGCGGATGCCACGCCGGTTGTCGCCCTGCGATAAGCCGCTTGCGCTCTAACAACCAGCTCGCGCCACAAGCACGCCGTCGAAATCCGACCCGGCAATGCTGGTACAGAGCGGCGACCATTCGCAGCGCTGGCAGGCATCGCGGATCGAGCCCTCCGCAAAGGCCGCACGCATTCGCAAGAGCCTATCGGCGCTCAGCCGGATCGATGCGCCGGGACGCGCGGATATGCCGAGCAAAGCCTCGACCGCCTCGCTTGCCTTCAAATCCCGATGCGGCACGCTCTCCTCGTTCAGGCAGTGCATGCCCGGCTCGCCCAGCATCGGCGCACAGATATCGTCCGGCCCCTCGACCACCTCGATATCCTCGCCTGCGGACAGACGGGCGGCGATGCGGATGTAGTTTTCGGTGAAGGCAGCCGTATAGCCCTTGCCGATAAAGGTCAGCATGCAAAGCAGGTGATGCGGGCGCAGACGGACGGTCATGGAAGCCTTGGCTAGGACAAAATCCGTGTCTTACCCGGCAATGCCGCCAACGGCAACTGCTTGCCGGGTAAGCCCGCCAACTCAGACATACGCCATCCGCTCCACCGCCGGGAAAGCGCGGCGGAGCGGATGATGTGCGGTGTCCGGACCAATCAGGCGGCGATCTCACCCACCTGATCGAGTTCCTTGACGACCTCGTCGGACAGCACCAGAGCTGCTGCAGCCAGGTTTTCGCGGAGGTGACCGACGGAGGATGTGCCGGGGATCAGCAGGATATTGGGGGCGCGGCGCAAAAGCCAGGCGAGCGCCACCTGCATGGGGGTGGCGTTCAGCCGCGCGGCGACATTCGACAGGGTCGATGACTGCAGCGGGCTGAAGCCCCCGAGCGGAAAGAACGGCACATAGGCGATACCGCTGCTCGCAAGGTCGTCGATCAGGGCATCGTCGCCGCGATGGGCGAGATTGTATTGGTTCTGGACGCAGACGATCTTGGTAATGGACTGGCCCTCGGCGATCTGCGTGGCCGTGACGTTGCTGAGCCCGATATGACGGATGAGACCCTGGCGCTGCAGGTCCGCCAGCACGGTCAACGGTTCTTCCAGCGACCCTTCCGCCGGACCGTGCACATCAAACATCAGGCGAAGATTGACGACATCGATGACATCGAGGCCGAGATTGCGCAGATTGTCATGCACGGCCTGCGTCAGCTCCTCGCGCGAGAAAGCCGGGTTCCAGGACTTGTCCTCGCCGCGCCGTGCGCCGACCTTGGTGACGATAACGAGATCGTCGCGGTAGGGATGCAGCGCCTCGCGAATGATCTGGTTGGTGACATGCGGACCGTAGAAATCGCTGGTATCGATATGATCGACCCCGCTTTCAACCGCCTCGCGCAGCACGGCGAGCGCCGCATCATGGTCTTTCGGCGGGCCGTAAACGCCGGGGCCGGCGAGCTGCATGGCGCCGTAGCCGAGCCTTTCGACGCTGCGGCCTCCGAGGGTGAACGTACCGGACTGTTCGATAATGGACATGATCTCACTCCTTTCAAGAGCTGATCTGAACATAGGCGTTGCTGGCTTACGTGATAACGGGTCATAATCAGCACAGGCTGTGCGGGATGGCGAACAATGAAGACGGACCTTGGTGATCTCAACGCATTCGTGGCGGTGGCGCGCGCCGGTGGTTTTCGCGAGGGCGCCCGCATCAGCGGCGCCAGCGCCTCCTTCCTCAGCGAAGCCGTGCGGCGCCTGGAGACGCAGCTGGGCGTGCGGCTGCTCAATCGTACCACCCGCAGCGTGGTTGCGACCGAGGCAGGCAAGGGCCTGCTGGAGCGGCTTGGTCCGGCGCTGAGCGAGGTCGAGGCGGCGCTGGAAGTGGTCAACGGCTTTCGCGGCCGGCCGGCGGGAACCCTGCGGCTGAACGTGCCCGTCAGCGCGGCACGGCTGGTGCTGCCGGCGATCGTACCGCCATTCCTGGCTGCCTATCCCGATATCCGGCTGGAGATCATGGCCGAGGACAGCTTTGTCGATATGCTCGCCGCCGGTTGCGATGCCGGTATCCGCTATGACGAGCGGTTGGAGCAGGACATGATCGCCGTGCCGATCGGGCCGCGTGTGCAGCGCTTTGCCACCGCAGCCGCGCCCGGCTACCTGAACCGCTGCGGCCGCCCTTCGCACCCGCGCGACCTGCTCGAGCACGCCTGCCTGCTCGGCCGCTTTTCCAGCGGCAAGACGACGGCACCCTGGGAGTTCGAGCGCGACGGCGAGGTGGTGCTTGTTGATCCGGCCGGACCGCTGATCGTCAGCGTCGGCGGCTCCATCGACCTTGCCGTCGATGCCGCCATTGCCGGGACCGGGATCATTTCGCTGTTTGAGGACTGGCTGCGCCCGCATCTCAACGCCGGCACGCTGGAGCCGGTTCTGGAACCGTGGTGGCAATCCTTTTCGGGGCCGTTTCTCTATTATCCCGGACGGCGCCTGGTGCCCGCACCGCTCCGGGCCTTCATCGATTTCGTCAAGGCGTTGCCTGGCCAGAAATGACGCCGCGCGTGGGAAGACGCCGGACATAGGGAACGGCTGTGCCGTCGGCATCACCTTCATCCGTTCCGCCTCCGGCGCATGGCAGGTTTCCGCCGGGCGCGGTTGAGCTTTTCGAAGGCATCGTGTAAACGGCCAGCATCTCCCCCAAGGATTCTCCCGGCATGACCAGCATTGATCTCATCATCTTCGATTGCGACGGCGTTCTCGTCGATTCGGAAATCATCGCCAGCGAAGTCGAAGCCGAGCTTCTGACGGAGGCGGGTTATCCGATCAGCACCGAGGAAATGGCCGAGCGCTTCGCCGGCATGACCTGGCACAACACGCTGCTGGCCATCGAGAAGGAAGCCGACATCCCGTTGTCGGCCTCGCTCCTTACCAAGTCGGAAGCCATTCTCGACAAGCGCCTGGCAGAAGACCTCAACATCATCGAGGGCGTCAAGCCGATGCTGGCGCAGCTCAAGCTGCCGCATTGCATCTGCTCGAACTCGACCTCGGCGCGGCTTGCCTCGATGCTGACCCGGGTCGGCATCAAGGATCATTTCGGCAAGCATATCTATTCCGCCCG comes from the Pararhizobium qamdonense genome and includes:
- a CDS encoding multidrug effflux MFS transporter, whose product is MTVSPGFRERIALYACLTSLTSISIDALLPGLRQIGADVGAAPPLSTQHVISLFIFGMVFGELLLGPLSDALGRKKALLLGLCIYALGTVIAMLATSLEMVILGRFVQGIGVSGPKIATRAMIRDQFEGDAMARVMSLMFTLFILVPMLAPALAQGIIALSGWRSVFAVYLAVAGLLGIWLVTRQPETLAPTRRIPLRPRLLLSNGRRILSNRRVVLLISATGLVFGAQLVYLSTAADLFFDVYGIADTFPLYFAGLATGIGLASFLNAKLVGRFGAQTMARFGFCGLAGAGLMMLAASGYWIGRPPLPVLMITAFSAFFAIGVLFGNLNAMAMCSLGDVAGLGASLIASGSSLIATLLAVALGAFYDGTTLILAAGFFAAGIGALALCELAVRADATPVVALR
- a CDS encoding DUF1284 domain-containing protein — encoded protein: MTVRLRPHHLLCMLTFIGKGYTAAFTENYIRIAARLSAGEDIEVVEGPDDICAPMLGEPGMHCLNEESVPHRDLKASEAVEALLGISARPGASIRLSADRLLRMRAAFAEGSIRDACQRCEWSPLCTSIAGSDFDGVLVARAGC
- a CDS encoding aldo/keto reductase family oxidoreductase, yielding MSIIEQSGTFTLGGRSVERLGYGAMQLAGPGVYGPPKDHDAALAVLREAVESGVDHIDTSDFYGPHVTNQIIREALHPYRDDLVIVTKVGARRGEDKSWNPAFSREELTQAVHDNLRNLGLDVIDVVNLRLMFDVHGPAEGSLEEPLTVLADLQRQGLIRHIGLSNVTATQIAEGQSITKIVCVQNQYNLAHRGDDALIDDLASSGIAYVPFFPLGGFSPLQSSTLSNVAARLNATPMQVALAWLLRRAPNILLIPGTSSVGHLRENLAAAALVLSDEVVKELDQVGEIAA
- a CDS encoding LysR family transcriptional regulator yields the protein MKTDLGDLNAFVAVARAGGFREGARISGASASFLSEAVRRLETQLGVRLLNRTTRSVVATEAGKGLLERLGPALSEVEAALEVVNGFRGRPAGTLRLNVPVSAARLVLPAIVPPFLAAYPDIRLEIMAEDSFVDMLAAGCDAGIRYDERLEQDMIAVPIGPRVQRFATAAAPGYLNRCGRPSHPRDLLEHACLLGRFSSGKTTAPWEFERDGEVVLVDPAGPLIVSVGGSIDLAVDAAIAGTGIISLFEDWLRPHLNAGTLEPVLEPWWQSFSGPFLYYPGRRLVPAPLRAFIDFVKALPGQK
- a CDS encoding HAD family hydrolase produces the protein MTSIDLIIFDCDGVLVDSEIIASEVEAELLTEAGYPISTEEMAERFAGMTWHNTLLAIEKEADIPLSASLLTKSEAILDKRLAEDLNIIEGVKPMLAQLKLPHCICSNSTSARLASMLTRVGIKDHFGKHIYSARDLGEDRVKPKPDIFLHGAKQFGVDPSRVLVIEDSVHGIHGAIAAGMRVVGFTGASHTYPSHADKLTEAGAETVISRMSALPGVIAALSEWSETLTA